Proteins encoded within one genomic window of Christensenellaceae bacterium:
- the lepA gene encoding translation elongation factor 4: protein MTELNKIRNFCIIAHIDHGKSTLADRLIEKTGTLSSRDLTEQVLDSMDLERERGITIKLTPTRMVHNENGEEYILNLIDTPGHVDFTYEVSRSLAACEGAILVVDATQGVEAQTVANVYLALENDLEIIPVINKVDLPSANIEETRRQIEEIIGISAFDAPLISAKEGLNIDKVLSAVIKKIPPPKGKCDAPLKALIFDSYYDNFKGAISMVRIFEGSVKTGTKIKMMKTGKIFDVTEVGYFCPAPKVVSKLEAGSVGYIAASIKNVGDTKVGDTITDAENGAKEALPGYKDVKSVVFCGIFPVDGSKYNDLKDALEKLKLNDAAIQYAPEVSQALGFGFRCGFLGLLHMEIITERIEREFNIDIITTAPGVSYKVMKLSGDEIEVSNPANLPLPAEIKEFKEPIASVSVYTPPNYVGAIMELCQNKRGVYIDLQYLDKNRVVLKYDIPLNEIIYDFFDGLKSRTKGYASLDYELKGYEISNLVKMDILLNGEKCDALSLIVHAEKAYARGKIIAEKLKEIIPRQMFEIPIQASIGGKIIARETVKAMRKDVLAKCYGGDISRKRKLLEKQKEGKKRMRQVGSVELPSEAFMSILKID from the coding sequence ATGACAGAACTAAATAAGATACGAAATTTTTGTATAATAGCGCATATCGACCACGGCAAAAGTACGCTTGCTGACAGGCTTATTGAAAAAACCGGTACGCTGAGTAGCCGGGACTTAACCGAGCAGGTTCTTGACAGCATGGATTTGGAGCGTGAGCGGGGAATTACCATAAAGCTTACTCCCACGCGCATGGTTCACAATGAAAACGGAGAGGAATATATACTTAATCTGATAGACACCCCCGGACATGTGGATTTTACTTATGAGGTCAGCCGTTCGCTTGCTGCCTGTGAGGGTGCTATTTTGGTGGTGGATGCTACTCAAGGCGTTGAAGCCCAGACTGTGGCCAATGTTTATCTTGCACTTGAAAACGACCTTGAGATAATTCCTGTAATTAATAAAGTGGATTTGCCCAGTGCCAACATAGAAGAAACTAGGCGCCAGATAGAGGAGATAATCGGTATCTCCGCTTTTGATGCGCCTCTCATCAGTGCCAAAGAAGGCTTAAATATTGACAAGGTTTTGAGTGCCGTAATAAAGAAGATTCCTCCGCCAAAGGGGAAGTGTGATGCTCCCCTTAAAGCACTTATATTTGATAGCTATTATGACAACTTTAAGGGTGCTATAAGCATGGTGCGCATTTTTGAAGGAAGCGTGAAGACCGGCACAAAAATAAAGATGATGAAAACCGGCAAGATTTTTGATGTGACTGAAGTGGGCTATTTTTGCCCCGCCCCAAAGGTTGTGAGCAAGCTCGAAGCGGGCTCGGTGGGATATATTGCTGCCAGCATCAAAAATGTGGGCGACACAAAAGTGGGAGATACTATAACTGATGCCGAAAACGGTGCAAAAGAGGCGTTGCCTGGTTATAAAGACGTGAAATCAGTGGTTTTTTGCGGGATTTTTCCTGTTGACGGCTCAAAATATAATGATTTGAAGGATGCCTTAGAAAAACTTAAACTGAATGATGCTGCTATTCAATATGCGCCCGAAGTGAGCCAAGCTCTGGGTTTTGGATTTAGGTGTGGCTTTTTAGGGCTTTTGCATATGGAGATTATCACCGAGCGCATTGAGCGCGAATTTAATATAGATATCATAACAACGGCACCTGGCGTAAGCTATAAAGTAATGAAGCTTAGCGGCGACGAAATTGAAGTGAGCAATCCCGCTAATCTTCCGTTGCCTGCAGAAATTAAGGAATTTAAGGAGCCGATTGCGTCCGTGAGTGTATATACTCCCCCCAACTATGTAGGTGCTATTATGGAATTGTGTCAGAACAAGCGCGGAGTATATATTGACCTTCAATATCTTGACAAAAACAGGGTTGTGCTCAAGTATGATATTCCTCTAAATGAAATTATCTATGACTTTTTTGACGGATTAAAGTCGCGCACTAAAGGATATGCCAGCCTTGATTATGAGCTTAAGGGGTATGAAATTAGCAATCTTGTAAAGATGGATATCTTGCTTAACGGCGAAAAGTGTGACGCGCTCAGTCTTATTGTTCACGCCGAAAAAGCTTATGCCCGCGGCAAGATTATTGCCGAAAAGCTCAAAGAAATAATTCCCAGACAGATGTTTGAAATTCCCATTCAGGCCAGTATTGGTGGCAAGATTATTGCTCGCGAAACCGTTAAGGCTATGAGAAAGGATGTGCTTGCAAAATGTTACGGCGGTGACATAAGCCGAAAACGTAAGCTTTTGGAGAAGCAAAAAGAAGGCAAAAAACGTATGAGGCAGGTGGGCTCGGTGGAGCTTCCGAGCGAAGCGTTTATGAGTATTTTGAAAATTGATTGA
- the mtaB gene encoding tRNA (N(6)-L-threonylcarbamoyladenosine(37)-C(2))-methylthiotransferase MtaB yields the protein MKICVLNLGCKVNQYEIDAISAALDGEHEVVGELTSADIYILNTCAVTAEAEKKSRQHIAKINKMNPNAKIVVCGCASEHNPEQFIDKPNVATVIGTAGKGGIKEIIRHISFQTNCHLGESSLSVIPERAQRLDAVTCWVTESPQSVLKEIPCIYEDDLFSKQTRTRGYLKVQDGCDSFCSYCLIPYIRGRSRSRPLESIKKEAEFLSKSCLEIVITGINLSDYKVDQKPALAELMMSLGGLNCRLRLSSLENGIITDKFLSVLQALKNFCPHFHLSLQSGSNNVLKGMNRKYTREQFLDKVRLIYKYFPDAAVTTDIIVGYPTETEEDFNQSLDLVREAGFSAVHFFAYSNREGTAAAGLPQINGTIIKQRENVLREVVREFEQKYNAGFIGKPLGVLIEEKVGGYFVGYSQNYIRCFIKVDDAIMSLQEAQQRSNPMDILNTIVKAAGVELFKDGLLCKV from the coding sequence ATGAAAATTTGTGTGCTTAACCTTGGCTGCAAGGTAAATCAATATGAAATCGATGCCATTTCAGCAGCTCTAGACGGGGAACATGAAGTTGTGGGTGAACTGACGAGTGCTGATATTTATATCCTTAACACCTGCGCTGTTACCGCTGAGGCTGAAAAAAAGAGCAGGCAGCATATTGCCAAAATAAATAAAATGAATCCAAATGCAAAAATTGTTGTGTGCGGTTGTGCTAGTGAACATAACCCAGAGCAATTTATTGATAAGCCTAATGTTGCAACGGTCATCGGCACTGCCGGCAAGGGTGGGATTAAAGAGATTATAAGGCACATATCTTTTCAAACCAATTGTCATTTGGGAGAGAGCTCCCTTTCTGTCATTCCTGAGAGAGCGCAGCGGCTTGACGCGGTTACTTGTTGGGTGACAGAATCTCCGCAATCTGTCTTGAAAGAAATTCCGTGTATATATGAGGATGATTTGTTTAGTAAACAGACACGCACAAGAGGGTATCTTAAAGTTCAGGACGGCTGTGACAGCTTTTGCAGCTATTGTCTTATACCTTATATACGTGGCCGCAGCCGTAGCCGGCCGCTTGAAAGCATCAAAAAAGAGGCGGAGTTTTTAAGTAAATCCTGCCTTGAAATTGTCATCACCGGAATTAACCTTAGTGATTATAAAGTAGACCAAAAACCGGCACTTGCCGAGCTTATGATGTCGTTGGGGGGTCTAAATTGCCGTTTGCGCCTCAGTTCTCTTGAAAACGGGATTATTACAGATAAGTTTTTGAGCGTATTGCAGGCTTTAAAAAATTTTTGCCCGCACTTTCATTTATCTCTTCAAAGCGGCAGCAATAATGTGCTTAAAGGTATGAATCGAAAATATACCCGCGAGCAGTTTCTTGACAAGGTCCGTCTTATATATAAATATTTCCCTGATGCGGCAGTCACCACCGATATTATCGTGGGATATCCTACCGAAACCGAGGAGGACTTTAATCAATCGCTTGATTTGGTGCGTGAAGCCGGATTCAGCGCCGTTCACTTCTTTGCTTATTCAAACCGCGAGGGAACCGCTGCAGCAGGGCTCCCTCAAATTAATGGCACTATTATAAAGCAGCGCGAAAATGTTTTGCGCGAGGTTGTCAGAGAATTTGAACAGAAATATAACGCCGGATTTATCGGTAAGCCCCTTGGAGTTTTAATTGAAGAAAAGGTTGGTGGCTATTTTGTGGGTTATTCACAAAACTACATCAGGTGTTTTATAAAAGTTGACGATGCTATTATGTCATTGCAAGAAGCACAGCAACGAAGCAATCCCATGGATATTTTGAATACAATAGTGAAAGCAGCAGGGGTGGAATTGTTTAAAGATGGATTACTGTGCAAGGTTTAA
- the rpsU gene encoding 30S ribosomal protein S21, with the protein MSTVKVGDNESLESAMKRFKRKCQKDGIIGDLRKREAYEKPSVKRKKKAEAARKRRNK; encoded by the coding sequence ATGAGTACCGTTAAGGTTGGTGACAACGAAAGTCTTGAAAGCGCAATGAAGAGATTTAAACGCAAATGTCAAAAAGACGGCATTATAGGCGACCTCCGCAAACGTGAAGCATATGAAAAACCCAGCGTAAAGCGTAAGAAGAAGGCAGAAGCTGCGCGTAAAAGACGTAATAAGTAA
- a CDS encoding 16S rRNA (uracil(1498)-N(3))-methyltransferase produces the protein MEKRFFADNIDGDIIVLKGEEFEHLSRVLRLKAGDTAECFCDDSDIYACKIGEVTKNAVFLHIENKYPCDCNPKTRVAVFQALPKGDKLELITQKLSELGVSELVLFRSRFTNLKPNIVRTDRLHKIAVGAAKQCGRTSIMKISGPLKFEQVISQLKNYDTVIFANETEKNTQKMQLKGNIAIVIGSEGGFEASEIKGIVEAGGVSTSLGKRILRTETAAIALTAIVMHEVDEL, from the coding sequence ATGGAAAAGAGATTTTTTGCAGATAACATTGATGGCGATATTATAGTGCTTAAAGGTGAGGAATTTGAACATCTGTCGCGTGTGCTGAGACTTAAGGCTGGTGATACGGCGGAGTGTTTTTGTGACGACAGTGATATATATGCTTGTAAAATCGGTGAAGTCACCAAAAACGCAGTTTTTTTGCATATTGAAAATAAATATCCTTGTGACTGTAACCCCAAAACGAGGGTGGCGGTTTTTCAGGCATTGCCCAAAGGAGATAAGCTGGAACTCATCACTCAAAAGCTAAGTGAGCTTGGGGTGAGCGAGCTTGTTTTGTTCCGGTCGCGTTTTACAAATCTTAAGCCTAATATAGTGAGGACTGACAGGCTTCATAAAATAGCCGTGGGTGCTGCCAAACAATGCGGCCGAACCTCTATTATGAAAATCAGCGGTCCGCTTAAGTTTGAGCAGGTGATATCGCAGCTTAAAAATTACGATACCGTCATTTTTGCCAACGAAACTGAAAAAAACACGCAAAAAATGCAGTTAAAAGGCAATATTGCCATTGTTATTGGCAGCGAAGGCGGTTTTGAGGCAAGTGAAATTAAAGGTATTGTTGAAGCAGGCGGGGTGTCAACCAGTTTGGGTAAACGGATTTTGAGAACGGAAACCGCAGCTATTGCGCTCACTGCCATTGTGATGCACGAGGTGGACGAGCTATGA
- the hemW gene encoding radical SAM family heme chaperone HemW, with the protein MKKLSLYIHIPFCCSKCKYCDFVSFVCPEKMEGFVDALIKEIEIYSERAKGYKIKTIYIGGGTPSVLPCGFISKVMDAVRTNFALDEDCEISIEINPNSIAEDKLMEYRMCGINRISIGAQSMNDKLLKLVGRAHTTQQFKQALELTQKYFDNINVDMMIGLPGQTKKDIGDMLDYLFSKNMGHISMYSLILEEGTSLFEMVKAGSVKLPSENFVVSQYDFGVSRIVKNGFLRYEVSNFSKPGLECRHNLRYWNMGEYLGFGPSAHSFFEGVRFYNTSNLDEYLESLTEISKRALCHSKVKYNEMIKSFLHKLPIISSEKLTARQRKEETLMLGLRTSRGIDISKFNKEFACDLLKEKEEITNRLLKQNLVEIKDGRLALSDNALYIMDSIVLKLI; encoded by the coding sequence ATGAAAAAATTATCGTTGTATATTCATATTCCGTTTTGTTGCAGTAAATGTAAGTATTGCGATTTTGTGTCGTTTGTATGTCCCGAAAAAATGGAGGGGTTTGTAGACGCTCTTATAAAGGAAATAGAAATTTATAGTGAGCGCGCAAAAGGATATAAAATAAAAACCATATATATAGGCGGCGGCACGCCGTCTGTTTTGCCGTGCGGTTTTATAAGTAAAGTAATGGACGCCGTCAGAACCAATTTTGCGCTTGATGAGGATTGTGAAATAAGCATTGAAATAAATCCTAATTCTATAGCTGAAGATAAACTAATGGAGTATAGGATGTGCGGCATCAACAGGATAAGCATTGGGGCTCAGAGTATGAATGACAAACTGCTGAAGCTTGTGGGCAGGGCGCACACAACCCAACAGTTTAAACAGGCGCTTGAACTTACTCAGAAGTATTTTGATAACATAAATGTCGATATGATGATAGGGCTTCCCGGTCAAACTAAGAAAGACATAGGTGATATGCTGGATTATTTATTTTCAAAAAATATGGGTCATATTTCTATGTATAGTTTGATTTTGGAAGAAGGTACGTCGTTGTTTGAAATGGTTAAAGCGGGCAGTGTGAAACTGCCGTCCGAAAATTTTGTGGTGTCGCAGTATGATTTTGGTGTGTCGCGGATAGTCAAAAACGGGTTTTTGCGATATGAAGTGTCAAACTTTTCAAAACCGGGGTTGGAATGCAGGCACAATCTCAGGTATTGGAATATGGGTGAATACCTAGGGTTTGGGCCTTCAGCACATTCATTTTTTGAAGGCGTGAGGTTTTATAATACTTCAAACTTAGATGAATATTTAGAAAGCCTCACTGAAATTTCAAAGCGCGCCCTTTGTCATTCTAAAGTAAAATATAACGAAATGATAAAATCTTTTCTTCATAAACTGCCTATCATTTCAAGTGAAAAGCTAACAGCCCGGCAACGCAAGGAAGAAACTCTGATGCTAGGCCTTCGAACAAGTAGGGGGATTGATATATCAAAATTCAATAAAGAATTTGCTTGTGATTTATTGAAAGAAAAAGAGGAGATAACCAACCGGCTTTTAAAACAAAATCTTGTTGAAATTAAAGACGGCAGGCTTGCCCTTAGTGACAATGCTTTATATATTATGGATAGCATCGTTTTAAAGCTTATTTAA